A single genomic interval of Actinomycetota bacterium harbors:
- a CDS encoding SRPBCC family protein: MASYNLSTVFEIRTSAERVWAALTEPATWATTWPEVREVARVHRPLADGTDALHRFRFDLVRFPLGFEAHTVRARTPEVVEWSVRGDLEGRAIWELDDLDGVTFGKVTWHVRTTKALLNLAGPAIRRLAEAEHDRTMRHGIDALAAHLGTSARRVRTLRRGAVSPRPASATR, encoded by the coding sequence ATGGCCAGCTACAACCTCAGCACGGTGTTCGAGATCCGGACCAGCGCGGAGCGGGTCTGGGCGGCGCTCACGGAGCCGGCCACCTGGGCCACCACGTGGCCAGAGGTGCGCGAGGTTGCGCGCGTCCACAGACCGCTGGCGGACGGGACGGATGCGCTCCACCGCTTCCGCTTCGACCTGGTGCGCTTCCCTCTGGGCTTCGAGGCCCACACGGTCCGGGCGCGGACCCCAGAGGTCGTCGAGTGGTCCGTCCGCGGCGACCTGGAGGGACGAGCCATCTGGGAGCTCGACGACCTCGACGGCGTCACCTTCGGCAAGGTGACCTGGCACGTCCGCACGACCAAGGCGCTGCTGAACCTCGCCGGTCCCGCGATCCGCCGTCTCGCGGAGGCGGAGCACGACCGCACGATGCGGCACGGCATCGACGCTCTCGCGGCTCACCTCGGGACCTCGGCACGCCGCGTGAGGACGCTGCGCCGGGGCGCGGTCAGCCCCCGGCCTGCCTCAGCCACACGCTGA